The Flavobacterium psychrophilum genome includes a region encoding these proteins:
- a CDS encoding 5,10-methylenetetrahydrofolate reductase, whose product MKVTEHIENANGKTLFSFEILPPLKGQNIQSIFDSIDPLMEFNPPFIDVTYHREEYEYKELPSGLLEKKIVKKRPGTVGICSAIQNKYQLDAIPHILCGGFTKEDTENFLIDLDFLGIQNVVALRGDAVKNETYFKPEKEGNSYATELVTQIENLNKGIYLDDDLQNTSATNFCIGVAGYPEKHMEAPSLDSDIYFLKQKIKNGASYIITQMFFDNKKFFEFVAKCRKEGITVPIIPGLKPISTKKQLNQIPHRFKVDLPDDLIMAVVKAKDNDAVKQIGIEWCTEQSKELIKAGIPVLHYYSMGRAENIKAIAKEVF is encoded by the coding sequence ATGAAAGTAACAGAACACATAGAGAACGCCAACGGCAAAACACTTTTTTCTTTTGAGATACTGCCTCCGCTAAAAGGGCAGAACATACAGTCTATTTTTGATAGCATTGATCCGTTAATGGAATTCAATCCGCCATTTATAGATGTTACCTACCATAGGGAGGAATACGAATATAAAGAACTGCCAAGCGGACTTTTAGAGAAAAAGATTGTAAAAAAACGTCCGGGTACTGTGGGTATCTGTTCGGCGATACAAAATAAATACCAGCTGGATGCTATTCCGCATATATTGTGTGGTGGTTTTACTAAAGAAGATACCGAGAACTTTTTAATTGACCTTGACTTTTTAGGGATTCAGAACGTGGTTGCCCTTCGAGGTGATGCGGTTAAGAACGAAACCTATTTCAAGCCCGAAAAAGAAGGTAACAGCTATGCTACCGAACTGGTTACGCAGATAGAAAACCTTAATAAAGGTATTTACCTGGATGATGACCTGCAAAATACATCGGCTACCAATTTCTGTATTGGTGTGGCTGGCTATCCGGAAAAACATATGGAGGCACCAAGCCTTGACAGCGATATTTATTTCTTAAAGCAGAAAATTAAAAATGGTGCGTCATACATTATAACGCAGATGTTTTTTGATAACAAGAAGTTTTTCGAATTTGTGGCAAAATGCCGAAAAGAAGGCATCACTGTGCCAATTATTCCGGGATTAAAGCCAATATCGACCAAAAAACAGCTGAACCAGATTCCGCACCGCTTTAAGGTAGATTTACCGGATGATTTAATTATGGCTGTTGTAAAAGCTAAAGATAACGATGCTGTAAAGCAAATAGGTATAGAATGGTGTACCGAGCAAAGTAAAGAGCTTATAAAAGCGGGTATACCTGTGTTGCACTATTACTCTATGGGCAGGGCCGAAAATATTAAGGCCATCGCTAAAGAAGTGTTCTAA
- a CDS encoding 30S ribosomal protein S23: MDYTKLDVWLESRKLTNLLYNISKQFPKEEIYGLTNQMRRCAVSIPSNIAEGCGRQTAKDTIHFLHVSRGSLYELETQCFLALDQKYINDAQFAEVFELIQACKRLLNGFINYYKKL; this comes from the coding sequence ATGGATTACACAAAATTAGATGTTTGGTTAGAATCAAGAAAATTGACCAATCTTTTATATAACATATCAAAACAATTCCCAAAGGAAGAAATATATGGCTTAACGAATCAAATGAGGCGTTGCGCCGTTTCTATTCCTTCAAATATAGCCGAAGGCTGTGGCAGGCAGACGGCAAAAGATACAATACACTTTCTGCATGTATCCCGCGGGTCCTTATATGAATTAGAGACACAATGCTTTTTAGCATTAGATCAGAAATATATAAATGATGCGCAATTCGCAGAAGTATTTGAACTGATACAGGCTTGTAAAAGGCTGTTGAATGGATTTATTAATTATTACAAAAAGCTGTGA
- a CDS encoding 5-methyltetrahydrofolate--homocysteine methyltransferase produces the protein MSGIQQAINERILILDGAMGTMLQRYNFSEEDFRGERFADFPHSLKGNNDLLSLTQPKAIRDVHYQYFAAGADIVETNTFSGTTIGMADYHMEHLVYELNYESARIAREVADEFTAKEPHKPRFVAGSIGPTNRTASMSPDVNDPGYRAVTFDDLLIAYKEQVKALIDGGCHLLLVETIFDTLNAKAALFAIEEVKDELGIDIPIMVSGTITDASGRTLSGQTVEAFLISISHLPLLSIGFNCALGADQLKPYLKRLAHNTSFSISAHPNAGLPNAFGQYDQTAEEMQVLIKEYLDDNLINIIGGCCGTTPEHIRLIAEVSANYKPRRLSVVG, from the coding sequence ATGTCAGGAATACAACAAGCCATAAATGAAAGGATACTTATACTCGACGGAGCAATGGGTACAATGCTGCAGCGCTATAATTTTTCTGAAGAAGATTTTCGCGGTGAACGCTTTGCAGATTTTCCGCATTCGCTGAAAGGAAATAACGACTTGCTGTCGCTTACACAGCCAAAGGCTATTCGCGATGTGCATTACCAATATTTTGCGGCAGGTGCCGATATTGTAGAAACCAATACTTTTTCGGGAACTACAATTGGTATGGCCGATTACCACATGGAACATTTGGTGTACGAACTTAATTATGAGTCGGCACGCATTGCCCGTGAGGTAGCCGATGAGTTTACGGCTAAAGAACCTCATAAACCACGCTTTGTTGCCGGATCTATAGGCCCTACCAACCGTACGGCAAGTATGAGCCCCGATGTTAACGACCCGGGATACCGCGCCGTTACCTTTGATGATTTGCTTATTGCCTACAAAGAGCAGGTAAAAGCGCTGATTGACGGTGGCTGTCATTTACTCTTAGTTGAAACTATTTTCGATACCCTGAATGCTAAAGCTGCCTTGTTTGCCATTGAGGAAGTGAAGGACGAGTTAGGTATTGATATTCCTATTATGGTAAGCGGTACAATTACCGATGCTTCCGGACGTACACTATCGGGGCAAACGGTAGAGGCATTCCTTATATCGATATCTCATTTACCTTTATTAAGCATAGGTTTCAACTGCGCACTAGGTGCAGATCAGCTAAAGCCTTACCTTAAAAGACTGGCACATAATACTTCATTCAGTATTTCGGCACACCCTAATGCAGGCCTGCCTAATGCTTTTGGGCAATACGACCAGACTGCCGAAGAAATGCAGGTTCTTATTAAAGAGTATCTTGATGATAACCTTATCAATATTATTGGCGGATGCTGCGGAACCACGCCGGAGCACATTCGTTTGATAGCGGAAGTTTCCGCAAATTACAAACCTAGAAGGTTGTCAGTTGTCGGTTGA